AACAGGGTTATGTCGTCATATTTGGAAGCAGTGATGAAAATGCTGCCAAGCAATCAGACCTGATTGACGTCTTTACAACGAGGCTGGTGGACGCTTTTATTATCGCACCCGCAATGAATACTGTTGACCAGATTCAGCAAATACTGGATAAGAACGTACCGGTGGTATTGATAGATCGTTTCTTTCCCGGTCTTGACGTGGATTGTGTCCATATTGATAATTACAATGCTTCTGCAAATGCAGTTAAACAGCTGGTCAAAAACGGCCGCAAAAAAATTGGGATGCTGGCCTATGATACGACCCAGTTGCATATGCAGGAAAGGAAACGTGGATATAAGGCGATACTGAAAGAAAGAAATATCAGGTTTAGGAAAGAATGGCTGGTGGAAGCCAGTTATCAGGAAATGGATAAAGATGTTGCCACTAAACTTGCCGCTATTCTTCAGCCATTGCAAATAGATGCACTTTTTTTTGCTACTAACTCCCTCGCTGTGGCCGGAATGAAAGCAATCAGCAAGATGGGTATTCGCGTCCCCGGGGAACTGGCGATAATTTCCTTTGACGAGAGTGAGGCATTCGATTTTTTTTACTCGCCGGTCACTTACGTGAGCCAGTCACTGACAGATATCGGGAGGGAGGCGGTTCGGCTGGTACTTCAGCGACTGCACAACAAAAGCAGGAAGCACCACACCGTTATTGTGGAGGCCAGGCTGGTGGTAAGGGAGAGTTGTGGTAACAATTTATAAGCGTGAACAAGCAAGGATGCCATATGACCTATACACATGTGCTTAAACGATTAAGTTTTCAATCCAATAAGATTGATGATATGCAAACAGTAGAAAGATTTATTCAACGTCTAATCATTACAATCACCGCCATTATGTTAACAACCGCATGTAAAAACACGGGGCAGGATAAGACAGCTTCGGAAAAGGAAATTTACAAGCCCGGTACTTTTGGATATGATCTGCAATTCCTGCAAGGATACGACAGCCTGATTCTGCTCAGATCTCCGGAAGGATCAGCACAGCTTATTGTATCTGCGAAATACCAGGGAAAGGTGTTTACCTCCACCGCGCAGGGGAACGACGGATTTAGTTTTGGATGGGTAAATTATAAGGCATTTGACGGCCCGGCTGATCTGCACATGAATGCTTATGGTGGTGAAAACCGTCTTTGGCTGGGTCCGGAAGGCGGTCCTTTTTCCCTGTACTTCAAACCCGGGGAAGACATGGTGTTTGATAACTGGAAAACGCCGGCGGCTTTTGACACAGAACCATGGGAGGTAGAAGTACAGACTGCACATTCCGTGACGATGAAAAAAGATATGTCGCTGGTGAATTACCGTGGTACACCGCTTCGCTTATCGGTAAAGCGGGAAATTGCGGTTTCCAGTGCGGACAGTATCAATAAACGTTTCGGGCTGCCATTGGATGCAGCTGTTAACGCAGTGGGATATCAGACCACCAATACCCTGATCAACAAAGGCAGTCAGCCGTGGACGGCTGAGACGGGCATGCCCTGTATCTGGGTATTGGACATGATGAAAAATACTGATTCAACAGTTATCGTGGTACCCATTCATAATCCTGACCAGGTTGATTTCAGCAAAGTGGCTACCACGGATTATTTTGGCGAAATCCCCGCCGACAGGCTGGTACGGGATGACCAACATTTATTTTTTAAAGCGGATGGAAAAAGCAGGGGGAAAATCGGCGTCAAACCCGCGCATACTGATCCGGTTATCGGCAGCTACGATCCGCTGAACGGCATACTTACGCTTGCCGTGTTTGAACCGGAGGCTTCCTCCAGGTATCTCAACCAGGAATGGGATCCCCGGAAATCCCCCTTTACCGGAGACGCGGTAAACGCGTATAATGATGGTCCCCTGGCTGACGGATCGCAAATGGGTCCGTTCTATGAAATCGAAAGTGTATCACCTGCCGCATTCCTCCGGCCACAGGAATCGCTGGTCCACCGCCAGTCCGTTTATCATTTTACCGGGGACAAAAAATCGCTTGATATGATCAGTAAGCGGTTCCTTGGCGTCTCACTCAACGATATTACCAACGCTTTTAAATAAAAGACAGGAAAGCATAAGCGCAGCTGATCCTGCACTGACTCTATCTGAATAACCGACAAATACTTATATGCATAAAACTGATTATCCCAAAATCGGCATTCGTCCGATTATCGATGGCCGGCTCGGCGGTGTACGTGAATCATTAGAGGCTACTACCATGAAGATGGCGGAGACAGTAGCAGC
This DNA window, taken from Panacibacter microcysteis, encodes the following:
- a CDS encoding substrate-binding domain-containing protein; translation: MDKKTSLKDVANHIGVSAALVSYVMNGKEREARVSEEMVKKIKIAAAELNYQPNLIAKSLKMGTTKTIGLIVADISNPFFSNIARIIEDEAKKQGYVVIFGSSDENAAKQSDLIDVFTTRLVDAFIIAPAMNTVDQIQQILDKNVPVVLIDRFFPGLDVDCVHIDNYNASANAVKQLVKNGRKKIGMLAYDTTQLHMQERKRGYKAILKERNIRFRKEWLVEASYQEMDKDVATKLAAILQPLQIDALFFATNSLAVAGMKAISKMGIRVPGELAIISFDESEAFDFFYSPVTYVSQSLTDIGREAVRLVLQRLHNKSRKHHTVIVEARLVVRESCGNNL
- a CDS encoding DUF6786 family protein; amino-acid sequence: MNKQGCHMTYTHVLKRLSFQSNKIDDMQTVERFIQRLIITITAIMLTTACKNTGQDKTASEKEIYKPGTFGYDLQFLQGYDSLILLRSPEGSAQLIVSAKYQGKVFTSTAQGNDGFSFGWVNYKAFDGPADLHMNAYGGENRLWLGPEGGPFSLYFKPGEDMVFDNWKTPAAFDTEPWEVEVQTAHSVTMKKDMSLVNYRGTPLRLSVKREIAVSSADSINKRFGLPLDAAVNAVGYQTTNTLINKGSQPWTAETGMPCIWVLDMMKNTDSTVIVVPIHNPDQVDFSKVATTDYFGEIPADRLVRDDQHLFFKADGKSRGKIGVKPAHTDPVIGSYDPLNGILTLAVFEPEASSRYLNQEWDPRKSPFTGDAVNAYNDGPLADGSQMGPFYEIESVSPAAFLRPQESLVHRQSVYHFTGDKKSLDMISKRFLGVSLNDITNAFK